The proteins below come from a single Argentina anserina chromosome 1, drPotAnse1.1, whole genome shotgun sequence genomic window:
- the LOC126801764 gene encoding secreted RxLR effector protein 161-like: MYLCPKLNKSQCPSNELEREDMKNEPYSRLVGSLIYAQVCTRPDFAYVMGMLARFKSNLGHEHWIAGKKVLRYLQKTKSYQLFYRRVDELEVMGYSNVDFARQYPEPGKSTSGYVFMLVGGTIAWKTVKQTQTATSTMMAEYIAIHEAKCQGLWLKKFLVAN, translated from the coding sequence ATGTACCTATGTCCAAAGTTGAATAAGAGTCAATGTCCTTCTAATGAGCTGGAGAGGGAAGACATGAAGAACGAGCCGTATTCAAGACTTGTGGGGAGTTTGATATACGCTCAAGTCTGTACAAGGCCTGATTTTGCTTATGTAATGGGTATGCTAGCTAGATTTAAGTCCAATCTAGGTCATGAGCACTGGATTGCTGGAAAGAAAGTTTTGAGATATTTGCAAAAGACTAAGAGTTATCAGCTATTTTATAGAAGAGTGGATGAGCTTGAGGTAATGGGTTATTCAAATGTTGATTTTGCAAGACAATATCCAGAACCTGGAAAGTCGACTTCAGGATATGTTTTTATGTTAGTTGGAGGTACCATAGCTTGGAAGACTGTGAAACAAACGCAGACTGCAACCTCCACAATGATGGCAGAATATATTGCAATTCATGAAGCTAAATGTCAAGGCTTGTGGCTGAAAAAATTTCTTGTAGCAAACTAA
- the LOC126801755 gene encoding lectin 9-like, whose protein sequence is MSIHLLLLSLPYASPVSFEIQQFNATTASIVYEGDAEPVDGVAELTNKVQYVGRVGRITSAERVPLWDSHNRKFSDFSTNFSFLIDKKGQGTYGSGFAFYLAPWGYPISPNSGGGFLGLFNESTISGDPEKQVVLVEFDYYVDDEWDPPCQHIGISRNSLSSVACKCWNVNLHDGEIVEVYVNYNATTTNLSVHWSYRNHDGRSGDPTSLFYIIDLTKILPEWVSVGISGATSQYGERHKILSWQFYSTLDDIQSSPVPHENKKMIQLMEAIVLIALALVFGVLIAKPVILFFNWLINLCRRNENQPRPYSALVAEIPHLSSTHEAGWGRVSDPDRVPAAHSVVHPDYDLDGAEKKISFISGQGRKINISVLNRAR, encoded by the coding sequence ATGAGTATCCACCTCTTGTTATTGTCTCTTCCCTACGCAAGCCCAGTTTCTTTCGAAATACAACAATTTAATGCAACCACAGCCAGCATTGTCTACGAGGGTGATGCAGAACCGGTGGATGGAGTAGCTGAGCTGACCAACAAAGTTCAATATGTAGGCCGTGTTGGAAGAATTACATCTGCTGAGAGAGTCCCACTCTGGGATTCTCATAATAGAAAGTTCAGTGATTTCAGCACTAATTTTTCATTCCTCATAGATAAGAAAGGCCAGGGTACTTATGGCAGTGGATTTGCATTTTATCTTGCTCCTTGGGGATATCCAATTTCGCCAAACTCAGGTGGTGGATTTCTAGGCCTATTCAATGAATCGACCATCAGCGGTGATCCGGAAAAACAGGTTGTTCTAGTTGAATTTGACTACTATGTAGACGATGAATGGGATCCTCCATGTCAGCATATAGGGATCAGCAGAAACTCACTTTCTTCAGTTGCCTGCAAATGTTGGAACGTTAACTTGCATGATGGAGAAATTGTAGAAGTATATGTCAACTACAATGCTACAACAACAAATCTAAGTGTCCATTGGAGCTACAGAAATCATGATGGTCGTAGCGGGGATCCTACGAGTCTGTTTTACATAATTGATCTGACGAAAATTCTACCCGAGTGGGTATCAGTTGGAATTTCAGGTGCCACTAGTCAATATGGCGAGCGCCACAAAATTCTATCATGGCAGTTCTATTCCACTTTGGATGATATACAATCGAGTCCGGTACctcatgaaaataaaaaaatgatacaATTAATGGAAGCAATTGTACTTATAGCGTTAGCACTGGTATTTGGAGTGTTAATAGCAAAACCTgttatattgtttttcaaCTGGCTGATCAATTTATGTAGGAGAAACGAAAATCAACCAAGACCATATTCAGCACTTGTAGCAGAGATACCACATTTATCATCAACTCATGAAGCTGGATGGGGACGTGTCTCTGATCCAGATAGAGTTCCAGCAGCACACAGTGTCGTCCACCCCGATTATGATTTGGATGGtgcagaaaagaaaatttcattcatatccGGGCAAGGAAGAAAGATCAACATATCGGTGCTGAACCGCGCTCGCTAG